GTTTAACTGGAAAGGGCCATGAAGAAAAACCGGTCGATACTCCAGgtacattataattttctataaatatttgatcagCTTTTTTAActtactaataaatatatacataatataaatatttatagcaCCTGATACTTATCGCCCTGAAAATGTTAAGCTGGATTTTGCTCCACAATTTAGTTTCGGTATTAGAAGGCCGTTAGATAAAATTAGTGATACACCAGGTAGAAATTCTACAATTGTATAATAGGtaaaatgtacatattataaattataatacatttaatttcaatttttagcACCAGGCACGTACAGTccagaaaaatttaatttggaAAAAGGTCCTCAATATAGTCTTACTGGTAAAGGTCCTAGTGAAAAACTTAATGATATCCCTGGTATGTTAACATCTAcatatttgcaaaaaaagtTGTATTTCCtgatgaatataattattgtaataaaatgagtataatatttattatagcaCCAGGTACATACTGTCccgaaaaatttaaattagatCATGCTCCTCAGTTTAGTTTCGGAATACGAACATCTCTAGATAAAATTAGTGATACACCAGGTAACTGTATTAGAATCTTTTTTGCAATAACTTTAATTTGCAATATAAGACatgatatcattttaatttttatagcaCCTGGCACTTATAGTCCTGAAAAGATAAACTTGGATAAAGGACCACAATATAGTTTGACTGGTAAAGGTCCTGCTGAAAAAATTGATGATACTCCAGGtatcgtatataattttgatatataaatttaatgaataatcaaaaataaaacatatagatattttataaatctacagatatattataagtaattttttatatatacatatattaattattatgtagCTCCCGGCACTTATTCCCCAGAAAAAGTGAATTTGGACAAAGCACCACAATATAGTTTTGGTCTAAGAACTTCGCTAGAAAAACCGAATAGCACACCTGGTAcgtcataaaatattatgaaataatacaaatgaatctttttatattttatctacatTACTTACAGCTCCTGGAACTTACGCTCCTGAGAAATTCAATTTGAACAAAGGTCCTGAATACAGTATAAGCGGGAAAGGCCTATCTGAAAAACCAAATGATGTTCCTGGTTAgtgcattttatatttttatatattttatgcattGATGATGGAAcataaataacttttattttcttaatagcACCAGGAGCATACAGTCctgaaaaagtaaatttaaacAAAGGACCACAATTTACTATCTCTAGTAAAGGAATGCctcaaaaattaaatgataatccaggtaattatattttttattaatatttatccttttattctcttttttctccccgaTTAACTATGACCGAATTAAcactttaattaaaagaaaatattaatatcttcatTGACTTAATAGGCCCTGCCGATTACCATCCAGAGAAAGTAAATCTTCAACATAAACCTTATTTCTGTTTTGGTAGTAGAACACCTTTGGATAAACCTAAAGATACACCAGGTAACGGTGTGGATTACCCAATCGCTCTAAtgctttgatattattaaaaaaagaaatccttaTTCTGTatgcaaaatttatataatatatatatgaaataattcattaattatggtacaaataattatctactaatcaatttattatatgtgaGCTTAATTTTTCAACCTTTATTCTACAAACATATCACATCATTCTTTTGTTAACATTTTATGAAAGATAAGCCATAATTATGACAACGCTAATTGAAATGGAATTTGAATTAGTCATTGCACAGGTATATGTAGATTATTGTTTGTCAAAGATATAAAAGGTGTAGTCTATCGCCAGGGGCACAcgttcaaaaaatttttcattttatttcaatctcatataatttcaaatcgctatttttcatatgtaatatgtaatgcaaaatataatacaatgctTCCATTGTTGTATCTGAcacgtgaaaataaaattaaataagttttcgacaaagaaatatataattctaataataatataaaatttttgtttcaagaTTATGCTACTGTGTGATGTTTATAAACGATgtgttattacaaatttttgttattgtaaATTGACTTGTTGATTATCTAAAattaagatttaataattaaacttaattatatttattcgttaataatatattgttttatttttgtttttatgtatttttgataaaatgacTTTCCAAAATAcactgaaataatattttttttgtattttacagCACCTGGAACCTATTGCCCAGAAAAAGTTCAATTAGATAAAGCTCCTCAATTTAGTTTTGGTGTAAGACCACCTCTTGAAAAGCTCGATGATATACCAGGTgggaaaaacttttttaataataaatatttgtaaatttcaatttaaacaatattaaaaatctaactcatattaaaatttattaaaaggttcgaaaatttaaattttatctatctacatatttattatattgttcaCATCTCTTACTTAGCACCTGGCACATATAATCCTGAAAaggtaaatttaaataaatctccACAATATAGTTTTGGATTAAGAACCGAATTACATCAAACAGATACTATCccaggtaagaaaaaaatatattaaaaaagtagtTAGTAGACATATGTAGAATTTTtgcttaatatttttatttgaaggACCTGGTGAATACAGTCCAGAGAAAGCCATGTTTTTGCTAGAAAAAGCTCTACAATTCACTTTTGGTCTTAGACCTCCAATGAGCAGATTAAACGATACTCCAGGTAATTAGAAATACCTGCTTATCTTAATAGTTaaattaacaaatgtaattGCTGTATATCACACTTAAGTATAGCATGCATTATGTATTTGCACTCTGTAGTAGTTgttcatagaaaataatagaaaatagtaAAACTTCATAATCGAAATGATATTAGTCTCACATAAAATCTATTCAATAAgtgaaatgtaataaatatacattaacgAGCATAAGTCGAttcttctatataaataatctgtTTTCTTCAGATTTCttatatgttaattttttattgttatgaaataattttacatatcatttattttcttttactcatAGCACCTAATGTATATAACATACCTTCTGTCCTTGGTTCAACAAAAGAAGGGAATAAAAAGACAGCACCTGCATATTCCATTTCTGGTAGACAAAAGACTTTCGCAGATGAAAGAAT
This window of the Vespula vulgaris chromosome 1, iyVesVulg1.1, whole genome shotgun sequence genome carries:
- the LOC127071610 gene encoding mucin-1-like isoform X4, which produces MGGLTQRPWTPTKRRGPIAAEYSSPGPACVTLPPLIGKTVPDSKRGRAPAFSFGSRHMARNDSPGPGPGQYNVSGLSAKGKDAAPASSLHSRTKSSKFEITPAPGDYNPEKAEKIILDNSPKYSFGTKTQSQKISCTPAPSDYCTENVNFDKAPEYSFGIRPALDKPSDVPAPGAYCPEKVKLNNAPQYSFGLRTPLEKLNDTPAPGTYSPEKVNLSKSPRYSLTGKGHEEKPVDTPAPGTYSPEKFNLEKGPQYSLTGKGPSEKLNDIPAPGTYCPEKFKLDHAPQFSFGIRTSLDKISDTPAPGTYSPEKINLDKGPQYSLTGKGPAEKIDDTPAPGTYSPEKVNLDKAPQYSFGLRTSLEKPNSTPAPGTYAPEKFNLNKGPEYSISGKGLSEKPNDVPAPGAYSPEKVNLNKGPQFTISSKGMPQKLNDNPGPADYHPEKVNLQHKPYFCFGSRTPLDKPKDTPAPGTYCPEKVQLDKAPQFSFGVRPPLEKLDDIPAPGTYNPEKVNLNKSPQYSFGLRTELHQTDTIPGPGEYSPEKAMFLLEKALQFTFGLRPPMSRLNDTPAPNVYNIPSVLGSTKEGNKKTAPAYSISGRQKTFADERILVPGPGAYETIKPDAVRVKSPAYSISARFELPSDHSKIPGPGAHCPEKVLLDVPPAHTFGIRHSPYICNLKDVVY
- the LOC127071610 gene encoding mucin-1-like isoform X2 — encoded protein: MGGLTQRPWTPTKRRGPIAAEYSSPGPACVTLPPLIGKTVPDSKRGRAPAFSFGSRHMARNDSPGPGPGQYNVSGLSAKGKDAAPASSLHSRTKSSKFEITPAPGDYNPEKAEKIILDNSPKYSFGTKTQSQKISCTPAPGAYCPEKVKLNNAPQYSFGLRTPLEKLNDTPAPGTYSPEKVNLSKSPRYSLTGKGHEEKPVDTPAPDTYRPENVKLDFAPQFSFGIRRPLDKISDTPAPGTYSPEKFNLEKGPQYSLTGKGPSEKLNDIPAPGTYCPEKFKLDHAPQFSFGIRTSLDKISDTPAPGTYSPEKINLDKGPQYSLTGKGPAEKIDDTPAPGTYSPEKVNLDKAPQYSFGLRTSLEKPNSTPAPGTYAPEKFNLNKGPEYSISGKGLSEKPNDVPAPGAYSPEKVNLNKGPQFTISSKGMPQKLNDNPGPADYHPEKVNLQHKPYFCFGSRTPLDKPKDTPAPGTYCPEKVQLDKAPQFSFGVRPPLEKLDDIPAPGTYNPEKVNLNKSPQYSFGLRTELHQTDTIPGPGEYSPEKAMFLLEKALQFTFGLRPPMSRLNDTPAPNVYNIPSVLGSTKEGNKKTAPAYSISGRQKTFADERILVPGPGAYETIKPDAVRVKSPAYSISARFELPSDHSKIPGPGAHCPEKVLLDVPPAHTFGIRHSPYICNLKDVVY
- the LOC127071610 gene encoding mucin-1-like isoform X3, with product MGGLTQRPWTPTKRRGPIAAEYSSPGPACVTLPPLIGKTVPDSKRGRAPAFSFGSRHMARNDSPGPGPGQYNVSGLSAKGKDAAPASSLHSRTKSSKFEITPAPGDYNPEKAEKIILDNSPKYSFGTKTQSQKISCTPAPSDYCTENVNFDKAPEYSFGIRPALDKPSDVPAPGAYCPEKVKLNNAPQYSFGLRTPLEKLNDTPAPGTYSPEKVNLSKSPRYSLTGKGHEEKPVDTPAPDTYRPENVKLDFAPQFSFGIRRPLDKISDTPAPGTYSPEKFNLEKGPQYSLTGKGPSEKLNDIPAPGTYCPEKFKLDHAPQFSFGIRTSLDKISDTPAPGTYSPEKINLDKGPQYSLTGKGPAEKIDDTPAPGTYSPEKVNLDKAPQYSFGLRTSLEKPNSTPAPGTYAPEKFNLNKGPEYSISGKGLSEKPNDVPAPGAYSPEKVNLNKGPQFTISSKGMPQKLNDNPAPGTYCPEKVQLDKAPQFSFGVRPPLEKLDDIPAPGTYNPEKVNLNKSPQYSFGLRTELHQTDTIPGPGEYSPEKAMFLLEKALQFTFGLRPPMSRLNDTPAPNVYNIPSVLGSTKEGNKKTAPAYSISGRQKTFADERILVPGPGAYETIKPDAVRVKSPAYSISARFELPSDHSKIPGPGAHCPEKVLLDVPPAHTFGIRHSPYICNLKDVVY
- the LOC127071610 gene encoding mucin-1-like isoform X1, coding for MGGLTQRPWTPTKRRGPIAAEYSSPGPACVTLPPLIGKTVPDSKRGRAPAFSFGSRHMARNDSPGPGPGQYNVSGLSAKGKDAAPASSLHSRTKSSKFEITPAPGDYNPEKAEKIILDNSPKYSFGTKTQSQKISCTPAPSDYCTENVNFDKAPEYSFGIRPALDKPSDVPAPGAYCPEKVKLNNAPQYSFGLRTPLEKLNDTPAPGTYSPEKVNLSKSPRYSLTGKGHEEKPVDTPAPDTYRPENVKLDFAPQFSFGIRRPLDKISDTPAPGTYSPEKFNLEKGPQYSLTGKGPSEKLNDIPAPGTYCPEKFKLDHAPQFSFGIRTSLDKISDTPAPGTYSPEKINLDKGPQYSLTGKGPAEKIDDTPAPGTYSPEKVNLDKAPQYSFGLRTSLEKPNSTPAPGTYAPEKFNLNKGPEYSISGKGLSEKPNDVPAPGAYSPEKVNLNKGPQFTISSKGMPQKLNDNPGPADYHPEKVNLQHKPYFCFGSRTPLDKPKDTPAPGTYCPEKVQLDKAPQFSFGVRPPLEKLDDIPAPGTYNPEKVNLNKSPQYSFGLRTELHQTDTIPGPGEYSPEKAMFLLEKALQFTFGLRPPMSRLNDTPAPNVYNIPSVLGSTKEGNKKTAPAYSISGRQKTFADERILVPGPGAYETIKPDAVRVKSPAYSISARFELPSDHSKIPGPGAHCPEKVLLDVPPAHTFGIRHSPYICNLKDVVY
- the LOC127071610 gene encoding mucin-1-like isoform X5 produces the protein MGGLTQRPWTPTKRRGPIAAEYSSPGPACVTLPPLIGKTVPDSKRGRAPAFSFGSRHMARNDSPGPGPGQYNVSGLSAKGKDAAPASSLHSRTKSSKFEITPAPGDYNPEKAEKIILDNSPKYSFGTKTQSQKISCTPAPSDYCTENVNFDKAPEYSFGIRPALDKPSDVPAPGAYCPEKVKLNNAPQYSFGLRTPLEKLNDTPAPGTYSPEKVNLSKSPRYSLTGKGHEEKPVDTPAPDTYRPENVKLDFAPQFSFGIRRPLDKISDTPAPGTYSPEKINLDKGPQYSLTGKGPAEKIDDTPAPGTYSPEKVNLDKAPQYSFGLRTSLEKPNSTPAPGTYAPEKFNLNKGPEYSISGKGLSEKPNDVPAPGAYSPEKVNLNKGPQFTISSKGMPQKLNDNPGPADYHPEKVNLQHKPYFCFGSRTPLDKPKDTPAPGTYCPEKVQLDKAPQFSFGVRPPLEKLDDIPAPGTYNPEKVNLNKSPQYSFGLRTELHQTDTIPGPGEYSPEKAMFLLEKALQFTFGLRPPMSRLNDTPAPNVYNIPSVLGSTKEGNKKTAPAYSISGRQKTFADERILVPGPGAYETIKPDAVRVKSPAYSISARFELPSDHSKIPGPGAHCPEKVLLDVPPAHTFGIRHSPYICNLKDVVY